A window from Tenacibaculum singaporense encodes these proteins:
- a CDS encoding peptide chain release factor 3 — protein sequence MSFLEEIQKRRTFGIISHPDAGKTTLTEKLLLFGGAIQEAGAVKNNKIKKGATSDFMEIERQRGISVATSVLAFIYKDKKINILDTPGHKDFAEDTFRTLTAVDSVIVVIDVAKGVEEQTEKLVEVCRMRKIPMIVFINKLDREGKDAFDLLDEVEQKLGLKVTPLSFPIGMGYDFKGIYNIWEKKLNIFSGDNKQTISEGVEFDDIDNPELDKIVGENSANTLREELELVNEVYPDFDQEAYVNGDLQPVFFGSALNNFGVKELLDCFIDIAPNPQPKQAEERLVDSKEEKLTGFVFKIHANMDPKHRDRLAFVKIVSGTFKRNTPYLHVRNGKKVKFSSPNAFFAEKKEIVEESFPGDIVGLHDTGNFKIGDTLTEGEQLNFKGIPSFSPEHFRYVNNADPMKAKQLYKGLDQLMDEGVAQLFTLDMNGRRIIGTVGALQYEVIQYRLEHEYGAKCSYENIAVHKACWVEPEDPKNEEFKEFKRVKQRYLAKDKQGQLVFLADSPFTIQMTQSKYPTVKLHFTSEF from the coding sequence ATGAGTTTTTTAGAAGAAATACAGAAGAGACGTACATTTGGAATTATATCACACCCCGATGCTGGTAAAACTACCCTAACTGAAAAGTTATTACTTTTTGGTGGAGCGATTCAAGAAGCTGGTGCGGTTAAAAATAATAAAATTAAAAAAGGAGCTACTTCCGATTTTATGGAAATTGAGCGTCAACGTGGTATCTCTGTTGCTACCTCTGTATTAGCTTTCATTTATAAAGACAAAAAAATCAATATTCTTGATACTCCTGGTCACAAGGATTTTGCTGAAGACACCTTTAGAACCTTAACTGCTGTTGATAGTGTTATTGTAGTTATTGATGTTGCAAAAGGGGTTGAGGAACAAACCGAAAAACTAGTAGAGGTTTGTCGCATGCGAAAAATCCCAATGATTGTTTTTATCAACAAGTTAGACCGTGAAGGTAAAGATGCTTTTGATTTATTGGATGAAGTTGAGCAAAAACTAGGGTTAAAAGTAACTCCTCTTAGTTTCCCTATCGGAATGGGATACGATTTCAAGGGGATCTATAATATTTGGGAAAAGAAATTAAATATCTTTTCTGGAGACAACAAACAAACCATCTCAGAAGGTGTTGAGTTTGATGATATAGATAATCCTGAATTAGATAAGATTGTTGGAGAGAATTCTGCAAATACACTTCGTGAGGAGTTGGAATTAGTAAATGAAGTATACCCAGATTTTGATCAAGAAGCTTACGTTAACGGAGATTTACAACCTGTATTTTTTGGTTCAGCTTTAAATAACTTTGGTGTAAAAGAATTATTAGATTGTTTTATTGATATTGCTCCAAATCCTCAACCAAAACAAGCTGAAGAACGTTTGGTTGATTCTAAAGAAGAAAAATTGACAGGGTTTGTTTTTAAGATTCATGCAAACATGGATCCTAAACACCGTGATCGTTTGGCTTTCGTAAAGATTGTATCAGGAACTTTTAAAAGAAATACCCCTTACTTACACGTTCGTAACGGTAAAAAAGTAAAATTCTCTAGTCCGAATGCCTTTTTTGCTGAAAAGAAAGAAATTGTTGAAGAGTCTTTCCCTGGTGATATTGTTGGTTTACACGATACTGGAAACTTTAAAATTGGTGATACGTTAACCGAAGGAGAACAATTAAACTTTAAAGGAATTCCTAGTTTCTCTCCAGAACATTTCCGTTATGTAAATAATGCTGACCCAATGAAGGCTAAACAACTTTATAAAGGTTTAGACCAGTTAATGGATGAAGGAGTTGCTCAGTTATTTACCTTAGATATGAACGGTCGAAGAATTATTGGTACAGTTGGAGCTCTACAATACGAGGTAATTCAGTATCGTTTAGAGCATGAATATGGTGCTAAATGTTCGTATGAAAATATTGCGGTGCATAAAGCTTGTTGGGTAGAACCTGAAGACCCTAAAAATGAAGAATTCAAAGAGTTTAAACGTGTAAAACAACGTTATTTAGCTAAAGACAAACAAGGTCAACTAGTGTTTTTAGCTGATTCTCCGTTTACAATTCAAATGACACAAAGCAAATATCCAACGGTAAAATTACATTTCACTAGTGAGTTTTAA
- a CDS encoding peptidylprolyl isomerase, producing MDNGIYAKFTTPKGEILVNLEYEKTPGTVGNFVALAEGNLENSAKPQGTPYYNGLKFHRVIADFMIQGGCPQGTGTGNPGYKFDDEIHPELKHDAPGKLSMANAGPGTNGSQFFITHVATPWLDGKHTVFGSVVEGQNVVDAIAQDDTMDVEIIRVGDTAEAFNAVEAFRTFEGAREKREAEAKAKQKELLDQVAAGYDETPSGLRYKILQNGDGKQATKGAMVSVHYKGQLLDGTVFDSSYKRKQPIDFAIGVGQVIPGWDEGIQLLKVGDKARLVIPSDLAYGAQGAGGVIPPNATLIFDVELMNVK from the coding sequence ATGGATAACGGAATTTATGCAAAGTTCACCACTCCAAAAGGTGAAATTTTAGTAAACTTGGAATATGAAAAAACTCCTGGAACTGTAGGTAACTTTGTTGCTTTAGCAGAAGGAAATTTAGAAAACTCAGCAAAACCACAAGGTACTCCTTATTATAATGGATTAAAATTCCACCGTGTAATTGCTGATTTTATGATTCAAGGTGGTTGCCCTCAAGGAACAGGAACAGGAAACCCTGGTTACAAGTTTGATGACGAAATTCACCCTGAATTAAAACATGATGCTCCAGGAAAATTATCTATGGCAAACGCAGGTCCTGGAACCAACGGTTCTCAATTTTTCATTACACATGTTGCTACCCCTTGGTTAGACGGTAAACATACTGTTTTTGGTAGTGTTGTTGAAGGACAAAACGTTGTTGATGCTATTGCGCAAGACGATACTATGGATGTAGAAATTATTCGTGTTGGTGATACTGCTGAAGCTTTTAATGCAGTAGAAGCTTTCAGAACTTTTGAAGGAGCTCGTGAAAAACGTGAAGCTGAAGCAAAAGCTAAACAAAAAGAATTATTAGATCAAGTAGCTGCTGGGTACGATGAGACTCCAAGCGGTTTACGTTATAAGATCTTACAAAACGGAGATGGGAAACAAGCTACTAAAGGAGCTATGGTTTCTGTACACTACAAAGGTCAGTTATTAGATGGAACTGTATTTGATTCTTCTTACAAACGTAAACAGCCTATCGATTTTGCTATTGGCGTTGGTCAGGTAATTCCTGGTTGGGATGAAGGTATTCAGTTATTAAAAGTAGGTGATAAAGCTCGTTTAGTAATTCCATCTGACTTAGCATATGGTGCACAAGGTGCTGGTGGTGTAATTCCTCCAAACGCAACTTTAATTTTTGATGTTGAGTTAATGAATGTAAAATAA
- a CDS encoding energy transducer TonB produces MKTTLLFLTFLLFFSITIKAQEVCTTPEDNAIDLNVISTNKCNVVNEKQKPRERTTKTLIARNRIKKIRKTPQKSQSSLSASSKVSIVTTNNDLSIKNSLKSQTKEVLFSVVEQVPLFPKCKNSSNEKAKKCFKDSMQKHFSRNYFPEVFSEEGIHGRILIQFTIDIYGNPKNIQVVSSKPSKVITSEINRIINKLPQLESGKEKGIPVDVTYSFPINLILN; encoded by the coding sequence ATGAAAACAACTTTACTTTTTTTAACATTTCTTCTTTTCTTTTCTATTACAATAAAAGCTCAAGAAGTGTGTACTACACCAGAAGATAATGCTATTGATTTAAATGTTATAAGCACAAACAAATGCAATGTTGTTAATGAAAAACAAAAACCAAGAGAAAGAACTACAAAAACATTAATTGCCAGAAATAGAATAAAAAAAATAAGAAAAACACCGCAAAAAAGTCAATCAAGCTTAAGTGCTTCTTCCAAAGTTTCTATTGTCACAACAAACAACGATTTATCTATAAAAAATTCTTTAAAATCTCAAACTAAAGAAGTTCTATTTTCTGTTGTTGAACAAGTCCCTTTATTTCCTAAATGCAAAAATAGCTCTAACGAAAAGGCTAAGAAATGTTTTAAAGACAGCATGCAAAAACATTTCTCAAGAAACTATTTTCCTGAAGTCTTTTCAGAAGAAGGTATACATGGTAGAATTTTAATTCAATTTACTATAGATATTTATGGTAATCCAAAAAATATTCAAGTTGTTAGCTCTAAACCTAGTAAAGTAATTACTAGTGAGATTAACCGAATTATCAATAAACTTCCACAATTAGAATCAGGTAAGGAAAAAGGAATTCCTGTTGATGTTACATACTCTTTTCCTATAAATTTAATCTTAAATTAA
- a CDS encoding energy transducer TonB produces MKHIFTFFLFLTSLSYAQEKCETPNENIQDLNTISITKCSIEDVKEALETEKVKEISTRKRHRKLRKTNTISAKLNKVEEIKNKNSLVEKLNLKEDILTSLDKVPFHLVEQIPLFKECKKTPILQQSKCFEKEMIKHIVRNFDYPKEALRKKIEGKILVQFTIDKKGNVVDIKKKGPENSELLKKEAHRLIDALPKFIPGSHKGDFVNVKYALPIIFRVP; encoded by the coding sequence ATGAAACATATCTTTACCTTTTTTTTATTTTTAACATCATTATCTTATGCTCAAGAAAAATGTGAAACCCCAAATGAAAATATCCAAGATTTAAATACTATTAGTATTACTAAATGCTCTATAGAAGATGTAAAAGAAGCTCTGGAAACTGAAAAAGTTAAAGAAATTTCGACAAGAAAAAGGCATCGTAAACTTAGAAAAACGAATACCATTTCAGCAAAATTAAATAAAGTAGAGGAAATAAAAAATAAAAATTCTCTTGTTGAAAAACTAAATCTGAAAGAAGATATTTTAACCTCTCTAGATAAAGTTCCTTTTCATTTAGTTGAACAAATCCCTTTGTTTAAGGAGTGTAAAAAAACTCCTATTCTGCAACAGTCAAAGTGTTTTGAAAAAGAAATGATTAAACACATTGTTAGAAATTTCGATTATCCAAAGGAAGCTTTACGAAAAAAGATTGAAGGTAAAATTCTAGTGCAATTTACTATTGATAAGAAAGGAAATGTTGTTGACATAAAGAAAAAAGGACCCGAAAATAGTGAGCTTTTAAAAAAGGAAGCCCATAGATTAATTGATGCACTTCCTAAATTTATTCCTGGCAGTCATAAAGGAGATTTTGTTAACGTAAAATACGCTTTACCTATAATTTTCAGGGTTCCATAA
- a CDS encoding energy transducer TonB: MIKKFPSVVAAMLLSLAAVGQEVCTTPDEQIADPNSITKCAIEDTDNGAKKQLSIEVSTRRRVVRKNKEAVSAIGGINSSQKVADIKKKSLLIGKLELEDNSATIEKVPFNLVEEIPLFSKCNNVPLIKQAKCFETNMTKHIIKNFNYPQDAIDAGIQGRVLVQFTINEQGNVEDILMRGPKGGESLEKEAERIINDLPKFIPGKHNGRTVKVKYGVPITFKAPGATNNNSSRTTKKVVAKRTSNVVKKEKVITDFVKFVEVQSIPQFKACTKVPDMQKLTCFNERMVSHIQRNFNYPAAAAEQNIEGRVWVRFIIDKKGEVTNIKMKGPENGQLLELEAKRMVSKLPKFVPGEHNGKAANVEYYIPVNFKLHE; this comes from the coding sequence ATGATTAAAAAATTCCCCTCAGTAGTAGCTGCTATGCTACTTTCTTTAGCGGCTGTAGGACAGGAAGTATGTACTACTCCAGATGAGCAAATCGCAGATCCTAACAGTATAACAAAATGTGCAATTGAAGACACCGATAATGGTGCAAAAAAACAACTATCTATTGAAGTCTCTACCAGAAGACGCGTTGTTCGTAAGAATAAAGAAGCGGTTTCTGCTATTGGAGGTATTAATTCTTCACAAAAGGTAGCTGACATAAAAAAGAAATCTTTATTAATTGGTAAACTTGAATTAGAAGATAATTCTGCTACAATTGAAAAAGTTCCTTTTAATTTAGTAGAAGAAATTCCTTTGTTTAGTAAATGTAACAACGTTCCTTTAATTAAGCAGGCAAAGTGTTTTGAAACTAACATGACTAAACACATTATTAAGAACTTTAACTACCCTCAAGATGCTATTGATGCTGGGATACAAGGAAGAGTTTTAGTTCAATTTACTATAAACGAACAAGGAAATGTTGAAGATATATTAATGCGTGGACCTAAAGGTGGTGAATCTTTAGAAAAAGAAGCGGAAAGAATCATTAATGATCTTCCTAAATTTATTCCAGGAAAGCACAACGGTAGAACTGTTAAGGTAAAATACGGAGTGCCTATTACGTTTAAAGCACCTGGAGCAACTAATAATAATTCATCAAGAACTACGAAAAAAGTTGTTGCTAAGAGAACTTCTAACGTTGTTAAAAAGGAAAAAGTTATTACTGACTTTGTAAAGTTTGTGGAGGTACAAAGTATTCCTCAGTTTAAAGCTTGTACTAAGGTTCCTGACATGCAAAAATTAACATGTTTTAATGAAAGAATGGTTAGCCATATTCAAAGAAATTTTAACTATCCAGCTGCAGCTGCTGAACAAAACATTGAAGGTAGAGTTTGGGTACGCTTTATAATTGACAAAAAAGGAGAGGTAACTAATATTAAAATGAAAGGCCCTGAAAATGGTCAATTATTAGAACTGGAAGCTAAGAGAATGGTTTCTAAACTACCTAAATTTGTTCCTGGAGAGCATAATGGTAAAGCTGCTAATGTTGAATACTACATTCCTGTTAACTTTAAATTACATGAATAA
- a CDS encoding OmpA family protein — MKKLFIPLALLALTMTSCVSKKKYVELEQKYNDTRGNLQKTTLEKEQLEAKFAKIEKRVDDYNEKINSLKSVNESLHEENNVKLDMVGKSAVISNSVKEKMRETLKNVDPAELANAKTLKDSMNVAIAHNLKKSINTSELENDEDVNIDIDQTVVMISVSDKMLFNTASYRVKKNAHKLIKKLADVINSEPSMDVMIEGHTDSRPIRNEVVEDNWDLSVKRATSIVRLLEKKYKVDPSRLIASGRGSSVPLVENSSAANRARNRRTRIVILPNLDKFFGLLAEEENIKP, encoded by the coding sequence ATGAAAAAACTATTTATTCCTTTGGCGTTATTGGCTCTAACAATGACGTCTTGTGTGTCAAAAAAGAAGTATGTTGAGTTAGAACAGAAGTACAATGATACAAGAGGAAATTTACAAAAGACAACTCTAGAAAAGGAGCAACTTGAAGCTAAGTTTGCTAAAATTGAGAAGAGAGTTGATGACTACAATGAAAAGATTAATTCATTAAAAAGCGTAAATGAATCACTTCATGAAGAAAATAACGTTAAGTTAGACATGGTTGGTAAGTCAGCTGTAATTTCTAATTCTGTAAAAGAAAAAATGAGAGAAACGCTTAAAAACGTTGACCCAGCTGAGTTAGCTAATGCTAAAACGTTAAAAGATTCTATGAATGTAGCGATTGCTCATAACCTTAAAAAATCAATAAATACATCAGAGTTAGAAAACGATGAAGATGTAAATATTGATATTGACCAAACGGTTGTAATGATTTCTGTTTCAGATAAAATGTTATTCAATACAGCAAGTTACAGAGTTAAAAAAAATGCACATAAACTAATAAAAAAATTAGCTGATGTAATTAACTCTGAGCCAAGTATGGATGTTATGATTGAAGGACATACTGATTCAAGACCAATTCGCAATGAAGTTGTTGAAGATAACTGGGATTTAAGTGTAAAAAGAGCAACATCTATTGTTAGACTTTTAGAGAAAAAATATAAGGTTGATCCAAGTAGATTAATAGCTTCGGGAAGAGGTAGTTCAGTACCTCTTGTTGAAAATAGTTCAGCTGCTAATAGAGCTAGAAATAGAAGAACGAGAATTGTAATTTTACCAAATTTAGATAAGTTTTTCGGTTTATTAGCTGAGGAAGAAAATATAAAACCTTAA
- a CDS encoding OmpA family protein, with translation MNFKKLLALTALLVLTVNVFGQSRKVADRYFEEFSYVQSAKLYKDLVLIKGDSSQHVLSRLAESYYNNSDTKEAEVWYQKLISNFNEKVEEKHLFKYAQALRSNGKYKKSDSIFLTLAQARKSSLNEELKKDSYLSDYNNQEKRIGVRNLAINTPYSDFGGFLLNGKSYFSSSVPNDSKRQKIYKWNNQPFLNIYKAEEEIQTLEGSKQDTILVLGNIQKLGEPIASELHESTPIFTKDGKTIYFTRNNSEGKRARRSKKNTSNLKIYKASYVNGYWVNVKELPFNNDEYSTGHPALSPDEKTLYFVSNMPGGYGQSDIYKVEIKGKDEYGEPVNLGSTINTPEKEVFPYVGDDNVLYFSSNGHLGLGLLDIFQAKINDNGTLSSPENLGYPFNSKKDDFSFFISKNGKRGFFSSNREKGKGDDDIYSFFIYTDPPVCTQIVKGVIKNNKTNAPVDAAVIKLINKEKEIIAETVSDSLGNYTFKDVPCNNTYTVTATKLDHRSGRSVVSTNSKRNNEVTANIKLTPLIIGNQIVIKPIYFDYDKSVIREDAEYELENIVTVMTNHPEIVIKIESHTDSRGRKDYNRMLSDKRAKSTRDYILSRGIASNRIESAIGYGEDKPLNDCVDGKKCTEEEYQLNRRSYFYIIKGSESIEIRQEQEKRRVRKRIATKKSNFLEFLSKNLKRSGRSLRPENNKCFKGKEEDCDKIDKEVKVNYRN, from the coding sequence ATGAATTTTAAAAAATTACTAGCGTTAACAGCATTGTTAGTGTTAACTGTGAATGTTTTTGGTCAGAGTAGAAAGGTAGCAGATCGTTATTTTGAAGAGTTTTCTTATGTTCAATCAGCTAAATTATATAAAGATTTAGTATTAATCAAAGGGGATAGCTCTCAACATGTATTAAGCAGGTTAGCAGAATCTTATTATAATAATTCAGATACTAAAGAAGCAGAAGTTTGGTACCAAAAACTTATTTCTAATTTTAACGAAAAAGTTGAAGAAAAACATTTATTTAAGTACGCTCAAGCTTTAAGGAGTAATGGGAAATATAAAAAATCAGACTCAATATTTTTAACATTAGCTCAAGCTCGAAAGAGTAGTCTAAATGAAGAGCTTAAGAAGGATAGTTATTTATCAGATTACAACAATCAAGAAAAAAGGATAGGGGTAAGAAATTTAGCAATAAATACACCATATTCAGATTTTGGAGGGTTCTTATTGAATGGAAAATCATATTTTTCATCTTCTGTACCTAATGATTCAAAAAGACAAAAAATATATAAATGGAATAATCAACCATTCTTAAATATTTACAAGGCAGAAGAGGAAATACAAACATTGGAAGGTAGTAAACAAGATACTATCCTAGTTTTAGGAAACATTCAAAAGCTTGGAGAACCAATAGCTTCTGAACTTCATGAATCTACGCCTATTTTTACAAAAGATGGGAAAACAATTTACTTTACAAGAAACAACTCAGAAGGAAAAAGGGCTAGAAGAAGTAAGAAAAATACATCTAACTTAAAAATTTACAAGGCTAGTTATGTGAATGGTTATTGGGTTAATGTTAAAGAGTTACCATTTAATAATGATGAGTATTCCACAGGGCACCCAGCCTTAAGTCCAGATGAAAAAACATTATATTTTGTTTCTAATATGCCTGGAGGATATGGACAATCTGATATTTATAAGGTTGAAATAAAAGGTAAAGATGAGTACGGGGAACCTGTAAATTTGGGAAGTACTATAAATACACCTGAAAAAGAAGTTTTTCCTTATGTAGGGGATGATAATGTACTATATTTTTCATCAAATGGGCATTTAGGTTTAGGTCTTCTTGATATTTTTCAGGCAAAGATTAATGACAATGGTACATTATCTTCACCAGAAAATTTAGGATATCCATTTAATAGTAAAAAAGACGACTTTTCATTTTTTATAAGTAAAAATGGAAAAAGAGGTTTCTTCTCGTCAAATAGAGAAAAAGGAAAAGGTGATGATGATATCTATAGCTTCTTCATCTACACAGACCCACCAGTTTGTACACAAATTGTTAAAGGAGTAATAAAGAATAACAAAACAAATGCTCCAGTAGATGCAGCTGTGATAAAGTTAATTAATAAGGAAAAAGAAATTATAGCAGAAACAGTTTCTGATAGTTTAGGTAACTATACTTTTAAAGATGTGCCATGTAATAATACCTATACAGTTACAGCAACTAAATTAGATCATAGATCAGGTAGAAGCGTTGTATCAACTAATAGTAAAAGGAATAATGAAGTAACAGCAAACATAAAATTAACGCCGTTAATTATAGGAAACCAAATAGTAATAAAACCTATTTATTTTGATTATGATAAATCTGTTATTAGAGAGGATGCTGAATATGAATTAGAAAATATTGTAACAGTAATGACAAATCATCCTGAAATAGTGATTAAAATAGAATCACATACAGATAGTCGTGGTCGTAAAGATTATAATAGAATGTTGTCTGATAAAAGAGCAAAATCTACTAGAGATTATATTTTATCAAGAGGTATTGCAAGTAATAGAATTGAAAGCGCTATAGGTTACGGAGAAGATAAACCATTAAATGATTGTGTTGATGGAAAAAAATGTACTGAAGAAGAATACCAATTAAACAGACGTTCATATTTTTACATTATAAAAGGAAGTGAATCTATAGAAATACGACAAGAGCAAGAAAAGAGAAGAGTAAGGAAAAGAATAGCAACTAAAAAAAGTAATTTTTTAGAGTTTTTAAGTAAGAATTTAAAGAGGTCAGGACGAAGTTTAAGGCCTGAGAATAATAAGTGTTTTAAAGGAAAAGAAGAAGATTGTGATAAAATAGATAAAGAAGTAAAAGTGAATTACAGAAATTAA
- a CDS encoding PorP/SprF family type IX secretion system membrane protein has product MKLYLSLILICAMSICITTNIHAQQDPQYTQYMYNTMNVNPAYAGSRGHTVITALGRMQWVGFEGAPNTQNLSYDTPLGYSGLGLGVNLMNDQVGPSSEIYLDANVSYNIQTGEEGNLAFGLRLGGRLLNIDWSKGTYKDDEVVFQDNINKFLPTVGAGIYYHQPQWYVGLSVPNILRMEHYDADTPGEVAVERMHFFLIAGYVFDINEDLKFKPAALLKGVSGAPLSLDISANLLFNEKFRVGASWRWDDSVSALLGFQATDSLLIGYSYDLTTSNYNVTNSGTHEIMLQYEIFKDIRYRSPRFF; this is encoded by the coding sequence ATGAAATTATATTTAAGTTTAATCTTAATATGTGCAATGAGTATCTGTATAACCACAAATATTCATGCACAACAAGATCCTCAGTATACTCAGTATATGTATAATACCATGAATGTGAATCCAGCTTATGCAGGATCAAGAGGGCATACAGTAATTACAGCTCTAGGTAGAATGCAATGGGTAGGTTTTGAAGGAGCTCCAAATACTCAAAATTTATCATATGATACTCCTTTAGGATACTCTGGGTTAGGATTAGGAGTTAACTTAATGAATGACCAAGTAGGACCATCTAGTGAAATATATTTAGATGCTAATGTTTCTTATAATATCCAAACCGGAGAAGAAGGAAATTTAGCTTTTGGTTTACGTTTAGGAGGTAGACTTTTAAATATAGACTGGTCAAAAGGAACGTATAAAGATGATGAAGTGGTTTTTCAAGATAATATCAATAAGTTCTTACCAACAGTTGGGGCAGGTATTTATTACCACCAACCACAATGGTATGTCGGATTATCAGTACCAAATATTTTAAGAATGGAGCATTACGATGCCGATACTCCAGGAGAAGTAGCTGTAGAAAGAATGCACTTTTTCTTAATAGCAGGGTATGTTTTTGATATAAATGAAGACTTAAAATTTAAACCAGCTGCTTTACTAAAAGGAGTTTCAGGAGCTCCATTATCATTAGATATCTCAGCAAATTTATTGTTTAATGAAAAATTTAGAGTTGGAGCTTCATGGAGGTGGGATGATTCTGTAAGTGCACTTTTAGGTTTTCAAGCAACAGACTCTTTGCTTATTGGATATTCATATGATTTAACAACATCAAACTATAATGTAACAAATTCGGGAACACACGAAATTATGTTACAGTATGAAATATTTAAAGATATTAGATATAGGTCCCCAAGATTCTTCTAA